One region of Diabrotica undecimpunctata isolate CICGRU chromosome 6, icDiaUnde3, whole genome shotgun sequence genomic DNA includes:
- the LOC140442655 gene encoding hexokinase type 2-like, producing MATQCKSAVCNPPHLRGMEMIPVRPEIKEKCQELIITEDKMKTYMKAFLENIERGLKKSTHPSSIVKCFPTYVQDLPDGTESGKYLALDLGGSNFRVLLVEISNRKYTMDQKVYSIPQEIMTGPGDQLFDFIAECLAEYTKEKGVPNDNLPLGFTFSFPLEQRGLKVGILERWTKGFSCEGVIGKDVVQLLNDAIARRGDVKINIVAVLNDTTGTLMACAFKDLDTRIGLIVGTGTNGCYVEKQINAELFDEPDRGSGNVIINMESGAFGDDGALDFLRTEYDRDVDSRSINAGRQLHEKMISGMYLGELVRLAAVKFTNEGILFGGKLSDDFKTPDKFETRFVSEIEADPPGVFTNVKDIINSLGMTHATQQDYHDIKYLCQCFSRRAAVLVSCLITVLIRRMAYPKTTIGIDGTLYKNHPHFHNILMSQVEMLLKPDPYKFNILLSEDGSGIGAALIAAVAGKYGPATEGVPSPNPAPTFVPDPSPEGDLPQAEQSVTEEVQPETDVPEDVPEGEPTEEQAEGEEGEDVPEAEG from the coding sequence ATGGCCACACAGTGTAAAAGTGCAGTATGCAATCCACCGCATTTGCGGGGTATGGAGATGATTCCTGTTCGaccagaaataaaagaaaaatgtcaAGAGCTTATTATTACAGAGGACAAAATGAAAACGTACATGAAGGCATTTCTTGAAAATATTGAAAGaggtttaaaaaaatcaacacaTCCCAGTTCTATTGTAAAATGTTTTCCAACATATGTTCAAGATCTGCCTGATGGTACTGAAAGTGGAAAATATTTAGCTCTTGATTTAGGCGGCAGTAATTTCAGAGTTTTATTGGTAGAAATTAGTAACAGGAAGTACACAATGGATCAAAAAGTTTATAGTATACCACAAGAAATCATGACAGGACCTGGTGAtcaattatttgattttattgcTGAATGCTTAGCAGAATATACTAAAGAAAAAGGAGTCCCTAACGATAACCTTCCCTTAGGTTTCACTTTTAGTTTTCCACTAGAGCAAAGAGGGCTTAAGGTTGGTATATTAGAACGCTGGACGAAAGGCTTTAGCTGCGAAGGTGTGATTGGTAAAGATGTAGTACAATTGTTAAACGATGCTATCGCCAGAAGAGGAGATGTAAAAATTAATATAGTTGCAGTTCTAAACGATACTACAGGTACTCTTATGGCATGTGCATTCAAAGATTTAGATACAAGAATAGGCCTTATTGTTGGTACAGGTACCAATGGTTGCTACGTGGAGAAACAAATTAATGCAGAACTGTTTGATGAGCCAGACAGAGGTTCTGGAAACGTTATTATAAATATGGAATCTGGAGCTTTTGGTGACGATGGTGCATTGGATTTTTTAAGAACTGAATACGATAGAGACGTTGACAGTAGATCAATAAATGCTGGTCGACAGTTACACGAAAAAATGATATCAGGTATGTATCTTGGAGAACTAGTTAGACTAGCAGCAGTTAAATTTACCAATGAAGGAATTCTATTTGGAGGTAAACTTTCTGATGACTTTAAAACACCTGATAAATTTGAAACTAGATTTGTTTCTGAGATTGAAGCTGATCCACCAGGTGTGTTTACTAATGTAAAAGATATTATTAACAGTTTAGGAATGACACATGCAACCCAACAAGATTATCATGATATTAAATACCTGTGCCAGTGTTTTTCGAGAAGAGCTGCCGTGTTAGTTTCGTGTCTCATTACAGTTTTAATCCGAAGGATGGCTTATCCCAAAACGACAATAGGAATAGATGGAACACTTTACAAAAATCATCCCCACTTTCATAATATATTAATGTCACAAGTAGAAATGCTTTTGAAACCGGATCCGTACAAGTTTAATATTCTACTTTCTGAAGATGGTAGTGGTATTGGAGCTGCGTTAATTGCTGCTGTGGCTGGAAAATATGGTCCAGCAACTGAAGGAGTTCCTTCACCAAATCCTGCTCCTACTTTTGTGCCTGATCCGTCTCCTGAAGGAGACTTGCCACAAGCGGAACAATCAGTTACAGAAGAAGTCCAACCAGAAACAGATGTACCTGAAGATGTACCTGAAGGAGAACCCACAGAGGAACAAGCTGAAGGTGAAGAAggagaagatgtaccagaagcgGAAGGTTAA